In Dermacentor variabilis isolate Ectoservices chromosome 11, ASM5094787v1, whole genome shotgun sequence, one genomic interval encodes:
- the LOC142563399 gene encoding sulfotransferase 1C2-like yields the protein MSGRRPYRQVIDGAPSCPFLDPETFRKGILFRANKGDLIQSTYVKSGTHWVQYIIQLILKQGEPITTYHEFTSHTRSVEYTDIADWKSVLPVRLFITHLRLSRATMNGEAKYVYVARNPWDVCVSLFRMASDMSVYRFQDGTFQEFFEPFLEEDLGYGSYFDHVASGYALKDEPNVFFVTYEELKRDTRSVILRLAHFLGDSYGRALEEDEEMLQKILKWSQPEHMRNAIVIDMLVNPTSEWQDVFVRKNVTSKLGYQGDNRKYSLVREARVGSWRDYFTPSQLARFEKKIQAEGEKASFMHLWKDIREEAISLSLASNE from the coding sequence ATGTCAGGTCGCAGGCCCTATCGCCAAGTCATCGACGGCGCGCCCAGTTGTCCATTTCTGGATCCCGAGACCTTTCGCAAAGGTATTTTGTTTCGAGCAAACAAGGGTGACCTCATACAAAGTACTTACGTGAAGAGCGGTACTCACTGGGTCCAGTACATCATACAGCTCATACTGAAGCAAGGTGAGCCCATCACTACATACCACGAGTTCACCAGCCACACGCGCTCCGTCGAGTACACGGACATCGCCGACTGGAAGTCCGTTCTTCCCGTGAGGCTGTTCATCACGCACCTGCGACTCAGCAGGGCGACCATGAACGGGGAAGCCAAGTACGTCTATGTGGCCCGGAACCCGTGGGATGTTTGCGTCTCGCTCTTCCGAATGGCGTCAGACATGAGTGTCTACAGATTCCAGGACGGCACGTTTCAAGAGTTCTTTGAGCCGTTCCTTGAAGAGGACCTGGGCTACGGAAGCTACTTCGATCACGTGGCTTCGGGGTACGCACTGAAAGACGAACCTAACGTGTTCTTCGTCACGTACGAAGAGCTCAAAAGGGACACCCGAAGTGTGATACTGAGGCTGGCTCACTTCCTCGGCGACAGCTACGGCCGCGCCCTTGAAGAGGACGAAGAGATGCTTCAAAAGATCTTGAAATGGTCCCAGCCAGAACATATGAGAAACGCCATAGTTATTGATATGCTGGTAAACCCCACGTCCGAATGGCAGGACGTGTTTGTACGCAAGAATGTGACCAGCAAGCTGGGCTACCAGGGAGACAACCGCAAGTACAGTTTAGTCAGAGAAGCTCGGGTTGGAAGCTGGAGGGACTACTTCACGCCGAGCCAGTTAGCACGTTTCGAAAAGAAGATACAAGCAGAAGGAGAGAAGGCGTCTTTCATGCACTTGTGGAAAGACATTCGGGAAGAAGCGATTTCCCTATCCTTGGCTTCCAATGAGTAG